Proteins encoded by one window of Patescibacteria group bacterium:
- a CDS encoding type II toxin-antitoxin system HicA family toxin has protein sequence MPKFAQVRPRELVSAFEKLGFYVDHQTGSHAVLYRDSDQKRAVIPLHTRVIPRGTFTAILREAGVRREDIVL, from the coding sequence ATGCCTAAATTTGCCCAAGTAAGACCTCGGGAATTGGTAAGCGCTTTTGAGAAATTGGGCTTTTATGTGGATCATCAGACCGGGTCGCACGCGGTGCTGTATAGGGATTCCGACCAGAAAAGAGCGGTCATTCCCCTTCATACGAGAGTAATTCCGCGCGGCACTTTCACGGCAATTCTCCGCGAAGCAGGGGTAAGGAGAGAAGATATCGTATTATAG